From a single Thermothielavioides terrestris NRRL 8126 chromosome 3, complete sequence genomic region:
- a CDS encoding glycosyltransferase family 48 protein (CAZy_ID 270184) produces MSGYQQGHGHGQGPGHNDYDDGYGHQGNTDSYYQDDQHYYDHNQNSGNHGQHYGEGYYDESGYYNADPNNPYHQDGGYYDNHDQYHDGYYNNDGYYDQGYDRGGYGNGHGHRNGSEEDSETFSDFTMRSDMARATDMDYYGRGDERYNSYNEGQMGGRGYRPPSSQISYGGNRSSGASTPNYGMDYGNVLPAGQRSREPYPAWTSDAQIPLSKEEIEDIFLDLTAKFGFQRDSMRNMYDHLMTMLDSRASRMTPNQALLSLHADYIGGDNANYRKWYFAAHLDLDDAVGFANMKGKGLRRTRKNKNKKAAAGENEAEVLEDLEGDDSLEAAEYRWKTRMNRMSQHDRVRQLALYLLCWGEANQVRFMPECLCFIFKCADDYLNSPACQNMVEPVEEFTYLNNVITPLYQYLRDQGYEILNGVYVRRERDHNQIIGYDDCNQLFWYPEGIERIVFEDKTRLVDIPPAERYLRLKDVVWKKVFFKTYKETRSWFHMLVNFNRIWIIHLTMFWFYTAFNSPTLITPNYQQQLNNSPPAAAMWSFVGFGGAIASFLQILATLAEWLYVPRRWAGAQHLTKRLLFIIAIFIINVAPGVYVFMPAANQEKFLEKQNTKIALVLGIVQFFVALATFLFFAIMPLGGLFGSYLTKNSRRYVASQTFTASYPRLSGNDMALSYGLWLVIFGAKFGASYGYLTLSLRDPIRYLMLMNVDSCLGDTIVKQYLCKYQPQITLGLMMFTDLIFYFLDTYLWYVLLNTMCSISRSFYLGSSIWTPWRNVFSRLPKRIYSKILATTDMEIKYKPKVLISQIWNAIVISMYREHLLSIEHVQKLLYHQVPSEQEGKRTLRAPTFFVAQEDHSFKTEFFPSHSEAERRISFFAQSLSTPIPEPVPVDNMPTFTVMIPHYSEKILLSLREIIREDEPYSRVTLLEYLKQLHPHEWDCFVKDTKILADETSQFNGEDKSEKDTAKSKIDDLPFYCIGFKSSAPEYTLRTRIWASLRFQTLYRTVSGFMNYSRAIKLLYRVENPEVVQMFGGNSDKLERELERMARRKFKLIISMQRFAKFKKEEMENAEFLLRAYPDLQIAYLDEEPPVTEGGEPRLYSALIDGHSEIMENGMRRPKFRIQLSGNPILGDGKSDNQNHALIFYRGEYIQLIDANQDNYLEECLKIRSVLAEFEEMKTDNVSPYTPGVKNPTRAPVAILGAREYIFSENIGILGDVAAGKEQTFGTLFARTLAQIGGKLHYGHPDFLNGVFMTTRGGVSKAQKGLHLNEDIYAGMNALLRGGRIKHCEYYQCGKGRDLGFGSILNFTTKIGTGMGEQMLSREYYYLGTQLPLDRFLSFYYAHPGFHINNMFIMLSVQLFMICLLQIGALRHETIPCNYNRDVPITDPMFPTGCANTDALMDWVYRSVLSIFFVFFLSYVPLVVQELMERGVWRAVTRLGKQICSFSPLFEVFVCQIYANSVQQDITFGGARYIATGRGFATARIPFGVLYSRFAGPSIYFGARMLMMLLFATLTVWQAALVYFWVSLLALVVSPFLFNPHQFAWTDFFIDYRNYLRWLSRGNSRSHASSWIAFCRLSRTRITGYKRKNLGDPSAKMSGDVSRAALTNMFWAEILSPLCLVAVTLIPYLFINARTGVHANDPSAKATASLLRVAIVAFAPIGINAGALAVFFAMACFMGPVLSMCCKRFGAVLAAIAHGIAVVVMLLFFEALFFLEHFNFTKTLIGMIAVVAIQRFIFKLIITLALTREFKTDQSNIAFWTGKWYSMGWHSMSQPAREYLCKITELSMFAADFILGHILLFLMLPIILIPQVDKLHSMMLFWLRPSRQIRPPIYSMKQTKLRRRRVIRYSILYFVMLVVFVALIIGPALAGKYVPNSAYSFFSGNLAALVQPIDKSNNDTRGTLQTGTAVGASSAPTQTAGAGRLLLLY; encoded by the exons ATGTCGGGATATCAACAAGGCCATGGCCATGGCCAAGGCCCGGGCCACAACGACTACGATGATGGCTACGGCCACCAGGGAAACACCGACTCGTATTACCAGGACGACCAGCATTACTATGACCACAACCAGAACAGCGGCAACCATGGCCAGCATTACGGCGAGGGATACTATGATGAATC TGGCTATTACAATGCCGACCCCAACAATCCCTACCACCAGGACGGCGGGTACTACGACAACCACGACCAGTACCACGACGGTTACTACAACAACGATGGCTATTACGACCAGGGGTATGACCGAGGCGGCTATGGCAATGGCCACGGGCACCGCAATGGATCGGAAGAGGATTCCGAGACCTTCAGCGACTTCACCATGCGCTCCGACATGGCTCGAGCCACCGACATGGACTACTACGggcgcggcgacgagcgGTACAACAGCTACAACGAAGGCCAAATGGGTGGCAGGGGCTATCGGCCCCCTTCGTCGCAGATCTCGTATGGCGGCAACCGGTCCTCGGGCGCGTCCACCCCGAACTACGGCATGGACTACGGCAATGTGCTCCCCGCCGGCCAGCGATCGCGCGAGCCCTACCCTGCCTGGACGTCGGATGCCCAGATCCCCCTCTCGAAGGAGGAGATCGAGGACATCTTCCTCGATTTGACGGCCAAGTTTGGTTTCCAGCGTGACAGCATGCGGAACATGTACGACCATCTGATGACGATGCTCGACTCCCGGGCGTCGCGCATGACGCCAAACCAGgccctcctctctctccaCGCCGACTACATTGGGGGCGACAACGCGAACTACCGCAAGTGGTACTTCGCCGCCCATCTGGATCTCGACGATGCGGTGGGCTTTGCCAACATGAAGGGCAAGGGCCTGCGACGAACTCGCAAGAACAAGAACAAgaaggctgctgccggtgaGAACGAGGCCGAAGTGCTCGAGGACCTGGAAGGCGACGACTCGCTCGAAGCCGCCGAGTACCGCTGGAAGACGAGGATGAACCGCATGTCTCAGCATGACCGCGTGCGCCAGCTTGCTCTGTACCTCCTCTGCTGGGGCGAGGCGAACCAGGTCCGCTTCATGCCCGAGTGTCTGTGCTTCATCTTCAAGTGCGCCGATGACTACTTGAACTCGCCTGCCTGCCAGAACATGGTTGAGCCGGTCGAGGAGTTTACCTACCTCAACAACGTCATCACCCCGCTCTACCAGTACCTGCGGGATCAAGGGTACGAGATCCTCAATGGGGTTTATGTCCGTCGGGAGAGAGACCACAACCAAATCATCGGGTACGATGACTGCAACCAGCTGTTCTGGTACCCCGAGGGCATCGAGCGCATCGTATTCGAGGACAAAACCCGGCTGGTCGACATCCCCCCCGCGGAGCGCTACCTCCGACTCAAGGATGTCGTGTGGAAGAAGGTGTTCTTTAAGACGTACAAGGAGACGCGGTCTTGGTTCCACATGCTCGTCAACTTCAACCGTATCTGGATCATCCACCTCACCATGTTCTGGTTCTACACAGCGTTCAACTCGCCGACTCTTATCACGCCCAATTACCAGCAACAGCTCAACAACAGTCCTCCAGCTGCGGCCATGTGGTCCTTCGTCGGTTTTGGAGGCGCCATCGCGTCCTTCCTTCAGATCTTGGCGACGCTGGCTGAGTGGCTGTACGTCCCTCGCAGGTGGGCTGGTGCACAGCACTTGACCAAGCGTTTGCTCTTCATCATCGCCATCTTCATCATCAACGTGGCTCCCGGCGTCTATGTCTTCATGCCGGCAGCCAACCAGGAAAAGTTCCTCGAGAAGCAGAACACCAAGATTGCGCTCGTGCTCGGCATCGTGCAGTTCTTCGTCGCCTTGGCTACCTTCTTGTTCTTCGCCATCATGCCGCTCGGCGGTCTGTTTGGGAGCTATCTGACCAAGAACTCGAGGAGATACGTCGCCAGCCAGACTTTCACGGCAAGCTATCCGCGCCTCTCCGGCAACGACATGGCTCTGTCCTACGGCCTCTGGCTCGTGATCTTTGGCGCCAAGTTCGGGGCTTCTTACGGTTACCTGACCCTGTCGCTGCGCGACCCCATCCGCTACCTGATGCTCATGAACGTCGACAGCTGCCTGGGCGATACCATTGTCAAGCAGTATCTGTGCAAGTATCAGCCGCAGATCACCCTGGGTCTCATGATGTTCACCGATTtgatcttctacttcctgGACACGTACCTTTGGTACGTCCTGCTCAACACCATGTGCTCGATCTCTCGGTCTTTCTATCTCGGCTCCTCGATCTGGACACCCTGGAGAAACGTCTTCTCTCGCCTGCCCAAGCGCATCTACTCCAAGATCCTGGCCACCACCGACATGGAGATCAAGTACAAGCCCAAGGTGCTCATCTCGCAGATCTGGAATGCTATCGTCATCTCCATGTATCGCGAGCACCTGTTGTCCATCGAGCACGTCCAGAAGCTGCTCTACCATCAGGTACCCTCCGAACAGGAGGGCAAGCGCACCCTCCGTGCTCCCACCTTCTTCGTCGCCCAAGAGGACCACTCGTTCAAGACCGAGTTCTTCCCCAGCCAtagcgaggccgagcggaGAATCTCCTTCTTTGCGCAGTCTCTCTCGACGCCGATCCCCGAGCCGGTCCCGGTCGACAACATGCCCACCTTTACCGTGATGATTCCCCACTACAGCGAGAAAATCCTGTTGTCGCTGAGGGAGATCATCCGCGAGGACGAGCCTTACTCGCGCGTCACCCTCCTCGAGTACCTCAAGCAGCTGCATCCTCATGAGTGGGATTGCTTCGTTAAGGACACCAAGATCCTGGCCGACGAAACCTCGCAGTTCAATGGCGAGGACAAGAGCGAGAAGGACACGGCCAAGAGCAAGATTGACGACCTGCCCTTCTACTGCATCGGTTTCAAGTCGTCCGCGCCCGAGTACACCTTGAGAACCCGCATTTGGGCTTCGCTCCGCTTCCAGACCCTGTACCGCACCGTCTCCGGCTTCATGAACTACAGCCGCGCCATCAAGCTCCTTTACCGCGTCGAGAACCCCGAGGTCGTCCAGATGTTCGGCGGCAACTCGGACaagctcgagcgcgagctggagcgcaTGGCCCGTCGCAAGTTTAAGCTGATCATCTCGATGCAGCGCTTCGCCAAGTTCAAGAAGGAGGAAATGGAGAACGCCGAGTTCTTGCTCCGCGCCTACCCGGATCTCCAGATTGCGTACCTCGACGAGGAGCCGCCTGTTACGGAAGGCGGGGAGCCGCGTCTCTACTCGGCTCTCATCGACGGCCACTCGGAGATCATGGAGAACGGCATGCGGCGGCCCAAGTTCCGCATCCAGCTCTCCGGTAACCCGATTCTCGGTGACGGCAAATCCGACAACCAGAACCACGCGCTCATCTTCTACCGCGGCGAGTACATCCAGCTCATCGACGCGAACCAGGACAATTACCTCGAGGAGTGCCTCAAGATCCGCAGCGTGCTTGCCGAGTTCGAGGAGATGAAGACGGACAACGTCTCGCCTTACACTCCTGGCGTCAAGAACCCCACCCGCGCCCCGGTCGCCATCCTGGGCGCTCGTGAATACATCTTCTCTGAGAACATTGGTATCCTCGGTgatgtcgccgccggcaaggaGCAGACGTTCGGTACGCTCTTCGCGAGAACGCTCGCCCAGATTGGCGGCAAACTCCACTACGGTCACCCCGATTTCCTCAACGGCGTGTTCATGACGACGCGCGGCGGTGTGTCCAAGGCGCAGAAGGGTCTCCATCTCAACGAAGATATCTACGCCGGCATGAACGCTCTCCTGCGTGGCGGCCGCATCAAGCACTGCGAATACTACCAGTGCGGCAAGGGTCGTGATCTCGGTTTCGGCTCCATTCTCAACTTCACCACCAAGATCGGGACAGGCATGGGAGAGCAGATGCTGTCAAGAGAATATTACTACCTCGGGACGCAGCTGCCGCTCGACCGCTTCCTCTCGTTCTATTACGCCCATCCTGGCTTCCACATCAACAACATGTTCATCATGCTGTCGGTCCAGCTCTTCATGATCTGCCTCCTCCAGATTGGCGCTCTGCGGCACGAAACCATTCCCTGCAACTACAACCGCGACGTGCCCATCACCGATCCCATGTTCCCCACGGGCTGTGCGAACACCGATGCTCTCATGGATTGGGTCTACCGCAGTGTCCTGTCgatcttcttcgtcttttTCCTCTCGTACGTGCCCCTGGTCGTCCAGGAACTGATGGAGCGCGGCGTGTGGCGCGCGGTGACCCGTCTCGGCAAGCAGATCTGCTCCTTTTCGCCCTTGTTTGAGGTTTTCGTCTGCCAAATCTACGCCAACTCGGTGCAGCAAGACATCACCTTTGGAGGCGCCCGATACATCGCTACCGGACGTGGCTTCGCTACGGCCCGCATTCCGTTCGGCGTGCTCTACTCGCGTTTCGCCGGGCCGTCTATCTACTTTGGCGCCCGTATGTTGATGATGCTGCTCTTTGCCACACTCACCGTCTGGCAGGCGGCCCTCGTCTACTTCTGGGTCTCGTTGCTGGCCCTGGTCGTGTCGCCGTTCCTCTTCAACCCTCACCAGTTTGCGTGGACCGATTTCTTTATCGACTATCGCAACTACCTCCGCTGGCTGTCACGCGGCAACTCGCGATCGCACGCCTCGTCGTGGATCGCCTTCTGCCGCCTCTCTCGTACTCGGATCACGGGCTACAAGCGCAAGAACCTGGGAGATCCCTCCGCCAAGATGTCGGGTGATGTTTCCCGCGCCGCTCTAACCAACATGTTCTGGGCCGAGATCCTCTCGCCGCTTTGCCTCGTCGCGGTAACGTTGATCCCTTACCTGTTCATCAACGCGCGGACCGGTGTCCACGCCAACGATCCGAGCGCCAAGGCGACGGCCTCTCTTCTTCGCGTTGCCATTGTCGCCTTCGCACCCATCGGTATCAACGCTGGTGCCTTGGCCGTCTTCTTCGCCATGGCCTGCTTCATGGGCCCGGTCCTGAGCATGTGCTGCAAGAGGTTCGGCGCTGTTctcgccgccatcgcgcACGGAATTGCCGTCGTTGTGAtgctcctcttcttcgaggCCTTGTTTTTCCTCGAGCATTTCAACTTCACCAAGACGCTTATCGGCATGATCGCGGTTGTCGCCATCCAGCGCTTCATCTTCAAGTTGATCATCACGCTGGCGCTCACCAGAGAGTTCAAGACGGACCAGTCCAACATCGCCTTCTGGACGGGCAAATGGTATTCGATGGGCTGGCACTCGATGTCGCAGCCGGCACGTGAATACCTGTGCAAGATCACCGAGCTGAGCATGTTTGCTGCCGATTTCATTCTCGGCCACATCCTTCTGTTCCTCATGCTGCCCATCATCCTGATCCCGCAGGTTGACAAGCTGCACTCGATGATGCTCTTCTGGCTTCGTCCAAG CCGGCAAATTCGCCCGCCGATCTATTCGATGAAGCAGACCAAGCTCCGGCGGAGACGTGTCATCCGCTACTCTATCCTCTACTTCGTCATGCTTGTCGTTTTCGTCGCCCTCATTATCGGCCCAGCCCTCGCCGGCAAGTACGTGCCGAACAGCGCCTATAGCTTCTTCAGCGgcaacctcgccgccctggtgCAGCCCATCGACAAGTCGAACAACGATACGCGGGGCACCCTCCAGaccggcaccgccgtcggggcgtcgtcggcgccaacCCAGACCGCGGGTGCTGGCAGGTTGCTTTTGCTTTACTAG
- a CDS encoding uncharacterized protein (Contains conserved domains SET[pfam00856], SET domain and TPR[cd00189], Tetratricopeptide repeat domain), with the protein MAAQRSGNTVFLTEQEAERIRNTVKERVKKCNAAAGQAREPRDAKSAIRNATGASLMADMADMGPSQAATMPAIGVGQPYPPCVVPLKDLQPMKLGDLRMETHHRGYRLTVKRASPVVTLAARSWAMVQDEAGEEIERLEICLHKRRHGREVLETPGAVFILKEPYFTLTDDGEPTLRVDHPSDLVVVTGTDAEVSDVAAAEKMAKRCKDEGNAALEKQNLPLAHAKYTEGLRIARQDVVHNANPDLARDLSRNRAHVNLLLSQFDEAEADAKASLIGRDDDQRSKELDSKALFRAGTAAYNLGKYREAKELFERRLKLTPDISSKETSAILRKIDLRLREQEAGTHDLSKIRAGLSRARPRADAASFVANTTIKDSPGRGRGLFATRDIPEGDIIFIEKAFCVVWGFESDVLTAITYDVRDDRIRVSPVGLTRAVVHKLLNNPSQTAAVMNLYGDWPGVPTTNTATNTTTADDGPAIDTFRVHDIVSRNAFGPGSQFGDAEGARNASTGLWLRAALGNHSCAANARKEFVGDLMVLRAARRIARGDEIFHAYDESGDYDARREALARTWGFDCACELCVVEREDPPAVRRRRRELIAEVDAFVARERPAGANRRAVVRAQRLAKAIEETYDAQRYKGLPRLAARTIQEWLAIATPRR; encoded by the coding sequence ATGGCGGCTCAGAGAAGCGGCAATACCGTCTTCTTGACCGAGCAAGAGGCGGAGCGCATCCGGAACACGGTCAAGGAGCGGGTGAAGAAATGCAAtgcagccgccggccaggcgcGGGAGCCGCGAGATGCCAAATCGGCTATCAGAAACGCTACCGGCGCGTCTCTCATGGCCGATATGGCCGACATGGGACCGTCGCAGGCAGCTACAATGCCCGCCATCGGAGTAGGCCAGCCGTATCCGCCCTGTGTCGTCCCCCTGAAGGACCTGCAGCCGATGAAGTTGGGCGACCTTCGAATGGAAACCCACCACCGTGGCTACCGGCTCACCGTCAAGCGTGCCAGCCCCGTGGTGACACTGGCAGCCAGGTCGTGGGCGATGGTGCAGGACGAGGCCGGTGAGGAGATCGAACGCCTCGAGATCTGCTTGCACAAGCGCCGCCACGGCAGGGAAGTCCTGGAAACGCCGGGAGCCGTTTTTATACTCAAGGAGCCGTATTTCACTCTCACAGATGATGGCGAACCTACGCTTCGGGTTGACCATCCCTCTGACCTGGTGGTCGTCACGGGGACGGATGCGGAAGTATCAGATGTTGCAGCGGCCGAGAAGATGGCGAAGCGCTGCAAAGATGAGGGCAATGCAGCGCTGGAGAAGCAGAACCTACCGCTGGCTCACGCAAAATATACCGAGGGTCTAAGAATCGCCCGGCAAGATGTCGTGCACAACGCGAACCCCGATCTGGCCCGGGATCTCTCTCGGAACCGGGCGCATGtcaacctcctcctcagcCAATTCGACGAAGCAGAAGCCGACGCGAAAGCCTCGCTCATTGGCCGAGACGACGACCAGCGATCCAAAGAGCTGGATAGCAAAGCCCTCTTCCGCGCCGGGACAGCGGCATACAACCTCGGCAAGTACCGCGAGGCCAAGGAGCTATTCGAGCGGCGACTCAAGCTCACCCCGGACATCAGCTCCAAGGAGACCAGCGCAATCCTCCGCAAGATAGACCTGCGTCTGCGTGAGCAGGAAGCCGGGACGCATGATCTCAGCAAGATCCGGGCCGGTCTgtcccgcgcccgcccccgcgccgacgcggccagCTTCGTCGCCAACACCACCATCAAAGACAGcccgggccgcggccgcggcctgtTCGCGACGCGCGACATCCCCGAGGGCGACATCATCTTCATCGAGAAAGCCTTCTGCGTCGTCTGGGGCTTCGAGAGCGACGTGCTGACCGCCATCACGTACGACGTGCGCGACGACCGCATCCGCGTCTCGCCCGTCGGCCTCacccgcgccgtcgtccacAAGCTGCTCAACAACCCCTCccagaccgccgccgtcatgAACCTCTACGGCGACTGGCCCGGTGTTCCCACCACCAACACtgccaccaacaccaccaccgcaGACGACGGCCCAGCCATCGACACTTTCCGCGTGCACGACATCGTCTCGCGCAACGCCTTCGGGCCGGGCAGCCAATTCGGGGACGCGGAGGGCGCGCGCAACGCGAGCACGGGCCTGTggctgcgggcggcgctggggaACCACTCGTGCGCGGCCAACGCGCGCAAGGAGTTCGTGGGCGACCTGATGGtgctgcgggcggcgcggcgcatcGCGCGCGGCGACGAGATCTTCCACGCGTACGACGAGTCGGGCGACTACGACGCCCGCCGCGAGGCGCTCGCCCGCACCTGGGGGTTCGACTGCGCGTGCGAGCTGTGCGtcgtcgagcgcgaggaCCCGCCCGCGGTAaggaggcgccgccgcgagctgATCGCCGAGGTGGATGCCTTCGTGGCGAGGGAGAGGCCTGCCGGGGCGAACCGGCGCGCCGTGGTGAGGGCGCAGCGGCTGGCTAAGGCCATTGAGGAGACGTATGATGCTCAGAGGTATAAAGGGCTGCCGAGgctggcggcgaggacgatcCAGGAGTGGCTGGCCATAGCAACCCCGCGACGGTAG